A single region of the Nitrosomonas sp. Is79A3 genome encodes:
- the secA gene encoding preprotein translocase subunit SecA gives MLSNLLKKIFGSRNDRMVKQYSQAVRIINEMESAIAGLSDAELRAKTDEFKQRIHNGESLDVLLPEAFSVVREVGKRVLEMRHFDVQLIGGMVLHEGKISEMRTGEGKTLMATLPAYLNALAGKGVHIVTVNDYLAKRDADWMGKIYQFLGMSVGVIYAQMPYSDKQAAYAADITYGTNNEYGFDYLRDNMVAHAYERVQRLLNFAIVDEVDSILIDEARTPLIISGQAEGDTEIYVRINALIPKLTRQETEESPGDYSVDEKTHQVTLSEAGFEHSEKLLATAGLLKSGTSLYDPANINLIHHLNAGLRAHNLYFLDQNYVVQNGEVIIVDEFTGRLMAGRRWSDGLHQAVEAKEGVAIQKENQTLASITFQNYFRMYQKLSGMTGTADTEAAEFQQIYGLETVIIPTHRPMIRDDRMDQVFRTTKEKNEAMIQGIKECYEHGQPVLVGTTSIENNELLSKLLEREKLPHQVLNAKQHASEANIVAQAGRPKMITIATNMAGRGTDIVLGGNPEPEIERIRHDEKLSEAEKEKQINEAYARWKVAHEEVLSKGGLHIIGTERHESRRVDNQLRGRSGRQGDPGSSRFYLSLEDPLLRIFASDRVANIMTRLKMPEGEAIEHPWVTRAIENAQRKVEARNFDMRKQLLEFDDVANDQRNVIYQQRNELLEENHDISETVTAIRENVLSNLFSLYIPPQSVEEQWDVQGLEKALAAEYQLHFPLQKWLEQEPELHEENLLKRIIDLANEQYQAKVDTVGAEPMHHYERAVMLQSLDSHWREHLAALDHLRQGIHLRGYAQKNPKQEYKREAFELFTNMLEEIKNEVSKILLAVQIKSEQQVEAVAESLRSPENIQFHHDSYKEALVEETEFERTQDERTQPFVRQNEKVGRNQLCPCGSGKKYKQCHGKVK, from the coding sequence ATGCTAAGTAATCTACTTAAGAAGATTTTTGGTAGCCGTAACGACCGGATGGTTAAGCAGTATTCTCAAGCCGTGCGTATTATTAACGAAATGGAATCAGCTATCGCGGGTTTGTCGGATGCTGAATTACGTGCCAAAACAGATGAGTTCAAGCAGCGCATTCATAATGGAGAATCATTGGATGTGTTATTACCCGAAGCATTCTCTGTGGTCCGTGAAGTGGGTAAACGGGTGCTGGAAATGCGCCATTTTGACGTGCAGCTCATTGGCGGCATGGTATTGCACGAGGGCAAGATTTCTGAGATGCGTACTGGCGAGGGTAAAACCCTCATGGCAACTTTGCCTGCATATCTAAATGCTCTGGCGGGTAAAGGTGTGCATATCGTCACTGTGAATGATTATCTGGCAAAGCGTGATGCGGATTGGATGGGAAAAATCTATCAGTTTCTCGGAATGAGCGTGGGTGTGATTTATGCGCAAATGCCCTACAGTGATAAGCAAGCCGCATATGCCGCTGATATCACTTATGGCACTAACAACGAATACGGCTTTGATTATTTGCGTGACAATATGGTGGCGCATGCTTATGAGCGTGTGCAACGTTTGCTCAATTTTGCAATTGTGGATGAAGTGGATTCCATCCTGATTGATGAAGCACGCACGCCATTAATTATTTCGGGGCAGGCAGAAGGCGATACGGAAATATATGTGCGTATTAATGCCTTGATCCCTAAGCTGACGCGCCAAGAAACAGAAGAGAGTCCAGGCGATTATAGTGTGGATGAAAAAACTCACCAGGTTACTCTTAGCGAGGCTGGTTTCGAGCATTCTGAGAAGTTGCTGGCAACAGCTGGTTTGCTGAAGTCGGGAACCAGTCTTTATGATCCAGCTAATATCAATTTGATTCATCATCTGAATGCAGGTTTGCGCGCACATAATTTATATTTTCTGGATCAGAATTATGTCGTACAGAATGGTGAAGTAATTATCGTCGACGAGTTTACTGGACGTTTGATGGCTGGCCGCCGCTGGTCTGATGGGTTGCATCAGGCTGTAGAAGCGAAAGAAGGTGTAGCAATTCAGAAAGAGAATCAGACGCTGGCTTCAATAACTTTCCAGAATTATTTTCGCATGTATCAGAAATTATCCGGTATGACCGGAACTGCTGATACCGAAGCTGCAGAATTCCAGCAAATCTATGGATTGGAGACAGTTATCATTCCGACGCATCGCCCGATGATTCGTGATGATCGTATGGATCAGGTGTTTCGTACAACGAAAGAAAAAAATGAAGCGATGATTCAAGGAATCAAGGAATGTTATGAGCATGGGCAACCGGTTCTGGTGGGTACAACATCCATCGAGAATAATGAATTGCTGTCCAAGTTACTGGAACGGGAGAAACTGCCGCATCAGGTTTTGAACGCAAAACAACATGCCAGTGAAGCGAATATCGTCGCACAAGCTGGCAGGCCTAAAATGATTACCATAGCAACCAACATGGCAGGCCGTGGTACGGATATTGTACTGGGGGGTAATCCTGAGCCGGAAATTGAACGTATACGGCATGATGAAAAATTAAGTGAAGCAGAAAAAGAAAAGCAGATTAATGAAGCTTATGCGAGATGGAAAGTAGCGCATGAAGAGGTTCTGAGTAAAGGCGGCTTGCACATTATTGGTACTGAGCGACATGAGTCACGTCGAGTGGATAATCAGTTGCGCGGGCGCTCAGGCAGGCAAGGGGATCCAGGATCCAGTCGTTTTTATCTTTCACTTGAGGATCCTTTGCTGCGTATATTTGCATCTGACCGTGTTGCCAACATTATGACGCGTCTCAAAATGCCCGAAGGAGAAGCTATTGAACATCCGTGGGTTACTCGTGCTATCGAAAATGCTCAACGCAAGGTAGAGGCGAGAAATTTTGATATGCGCAAGCAGCTGCTGGAATTTGATGATGTGGCTAATGATCAGCGTAATGTAATTTATCAACAGCGTAATGAATTATTAGAAGAAAATCATGATATTTCGGAAACAGTCACAGCAATTCGTGAGAATGTTTTAAGTAATCTATTCAGTTTATATATTCCACCTCAAAGTGTGGAAGAGCAGTGGGATGTGCAGGGATTGGAAAAAGCGCTTGCAGCGGAATATCAATTGCACTTTCCTCTGCAGAAATGGCTCGAGCAAGAGCCAGAGTTGCATGAAGAGAACTTGTTAAAACGTATTATTGACCTTGCAAATGAGCAATATCAAGCGAAAGTCGATACGGTGGGCGCTGAGCCGATGCATCACTATGAACGTGCTGTAATGTTGCAAAGCCTTGATTCGCATTGGCGGGAACATCTCGCAGCATTGGATCATTTGCGTCAAGGTATCCACTTGCGTGGTTATGCGCAGAAGAATCCAAAGCAAGAATATAAACGTGAAGCTTTTGAGCTTTTTACCAATATGCTCGAAGAGATCAAAAATGAGGTCTCGAAAATACTTTTAGCTGTGCAAATAAAGAGTGAGCAGCAGGTAGAGGCCGTGGCCGAGTCGCTTCGATCACCAGAAAATATTCAATTTCATCATGATTCTTACAAGGAAGCACTGGTTGAGGAAACAGAGTTCGAGAGGACTCAAGATGAGAGAACACAACCTTTTGTGCGCCAAAATGAAAAAGTTGGCCGTAACCAATTGTGTCCTTGTGGTTCTGGTAAAAAATATAAGCAATGCCATGGAAAGGTTAAATAG
- a CDS encoding cytochrome bc complex cytochrome b subunit, protein MNKIIEWIDKRFPLTSNWKAHLSEYYAPKNFNFWYFFGSLALLVLVNQILTGIFLTMNYKPDAGMAFAAVEYIMRDVDYGWLIRYMHSTGASMFFVVVYLHMFRGMMYGSYQKPRELLWLVGMAIFLVLMSLAFTGYILPWGQMSYWGAQVIVSMFGAIPTIGESLQQWVLGDFTLSDVALNRFFAYHVVTLPLIMLVLVFAHILALHEVGSNNPDGIEIKANKNPETGIPVDGIPFHPYYSVKDIVGVVVFLMVFCGIVFFAPEMGGYFLEYNNFIPANTLQTPDHIAPVWYFTPYYSMLRAVTVNFLWVDAKLWGVILMAASVVIFAFLPWLDRSPVKSIRYKGKYFKTALTLFVISFFVLGWLGTKSPTPLYTLLAQIFTVIYFAFFILMPWYSKIDKTKPEPKRVKE, encoded by the coding sequence ATGAATAAGATAATCGAATGGATCGATAAACGATTTCCATTAACGTCAAATTGGAAAGCACATCTTTCCGAATATTATGCCCCTAAGAACTTTAATTTCTGGTATTTCTTTGGCTCATTAGCCTTGTTGGTTCTGGTTAATCAGATACTTACCGGAATTTTTCTCACCATGAATTATAAACCGGATGCCGGTATGGCGTTTGCTGCTGTTGAATATATCATGCGTGATGTGGATTATGGTTGGTTAATTCGCTATATGCATTCCACAGGTGCTTCCATGTTTTTTGTCGTGGTCTATCTGCATATGTTCCGTGGAATGATGTACGGTTCTTATCAAAAGCCACGAGAGCTCTTGTGGTTAGTTGGTATGGCGATATTCCTTGTGTTGATGAGTTTAGCTTTTACTGGGTATATCTTACCTTGGGGACAAATGTCTTACTGGGGTGCGCAAGTGATTGTAAGTATGTTTGGAGCAATTCCGACTATTGGAGAATCTCTTCAGCAATGGGTGCTGGGTGATTTTACACTTTCGGATGTTGCGCTTAATCGTTTCTTTGCCTACCACGTTGTAACGTTACCTTTGATAATGTTAGTTCTAGTGTTCGCACATATTCTAGCGCTGCATGAGGTCGGATCGAATAATCCAGATGGTATTGAAATAAAAGCAAATAAAAACCCGGAAACGGGTATCCCTGTTGATGGAATACCATTTCATCCATATTACTCTGTAAAAGATATAGTCGGTGTTGTGGTGTTTTTAATGGTGTTTTGTGGAATTGTCTTCTTTGCTCCGGAAATGGGCGGATATTTCCTAGAATACAATAATTTTATACCTGCTAACACATTGCAAACGCCAGATCATATAGCGCCTGTATGGTATTTCACACCTTATTACTCTATGCTGCGAGCAGTGACTGTTAATTTTCTTTGGGTAGATGCAAAGTTGTGGGGTGTGATATTGATGGCTGCTTCTGTGGTTATCTTTGCTTTCTTACCTTGGCTAGATAGAAGTCCGGTTAAGTCGATACGCTATAAAGGTAAATATTTCAAGACAGCTTTAACGCTTTTTGTGATTAGCTTTTTCGTATTGGGTTGGCTCGGAACAAAATCTCCAACTCCTTTATATACTTTATTAGCGCAAATCTTTACAGTCATCTATTTTGCATTCTTTATTTTAATGCCGTGGTATAGCAAGATAGATAAAACAAAACCAGAGCCCAAAAGAGTAAAAGAGTGA
- a CDS encoding peptidoglycan DD-metalloendopeptidase family protein, with protein MNIIFISNKSERARKITLTRLHIAILISALLFVIVTLALSLNFFSLRYADRIDAPVLRAVLVNPQEERHQKIQTHLQDNLNIMAIKLGQMQAQLLRLDALGERLAESSGIKSRDFLFNEIPGQGGARTDQSSEELTFAEFNHKLQELSNMLDERTDKLGALDSLLRHDRLTKYVLPSKMPVETDWYSSGYGYRIDPFTGKRAFHEGVDFSAEIGTPIKAAAGGVVVYSDRHAEYGNMIEIDHGDDLVSRYAHASKRLVELGEVVLQGQKIAEVGNTGRSTGAHLHFEIRHKDKPLNPSKFLKKTS; from the coding sequence ATGAATATTATTTTTATTTCTAATAAATCAGAACGAGCGAGAAAGATAACATTAACCAGGCTACACATTGCAATATTAATAAGTGCTTTACTATTCGTTATCGTGACTTTAGCACTGAGTCTAAACTTTTTTTCACTCCGTTACGCTGATCGGATCGATGCACCGGTATTAAGAGCGGTATTAGTCAATCCCCAAGAGGAAAGACATCAAAAAATTCAAACCCATTTGCAAGATAACTTGAATATCATGGCCATTAAGTTGGGTCAAATGCAAGCGCAATTATTACGCTTAGACGCATTGGGTGAACGTTTGGCAGAATCTTCCGGTATCAAGTCGAGAGACTTCTTATTTAATGAAATTCCGGGGCAGGGCGGCGCACGGACGGATCAATCGTCTGAAGAATTAACATTTGCTGAATTTAATCATAAGCTCCAGGAATTATCGAATATGTTGGATGAAAGGACAGATAAACTGGGTGCATTAGATTCTTTATTGCGTCATGACAGATTAACAAAATATGTTCTGCCTTCGAAGATGCCAGTTGAGACGGATTGGTATTCATCGGGTTATGGATATCGAATTGATCCATTTACGGGAAAGAGAGCGTTTCACGAAGGCGTGGATTTTTCTGCTGAGATAGGTACGCCGATAAAAGCTGCAGCGGGTGGAGTGGTGGTCTATTCAGATCGACACGCTGAATATGGTAATATGATTGAGATTGATCATGGAGATGATTTGGTGAGTCGTTACGCGCATGCATCGAAACGTTTGGTAGAACTCGGGGAGGTCGTATTGCAGGGGCAGAAGATTGCTGAAGTAGGTAATACGGGACGTTCTACAGGCGCGCATCTGCATTTCGAAATTAGACACAAAGACAAACCCCTTAATCCATCCAAATTTTTAAAAAAAACGAGCTAA
- a CDS encoding DUF721 domain-containing protein translates to MTSYKVNSYLNLLGKTPEYENLFSLAQQLYADQLIFSKLVPAQLAQHCILSRTSNGKLTIMAENGAIASKLKQMSPSILLKLQELGWEVTSIQILVQAHNFAKNTKTLADKGYTKEKLKLSQTGKDCLSQLATTLPDSELKNTIQSFVKKHKND, encoded by the coding sequence ATGACCTCTTATAAAGTTAATTCTTATCTTAATCTTCTTGGCAAAACGCCCGAATATGAAAACCTATTCTCTTTAGCTCAGCAATTATATGCAGATCAATTAATATTCTCTAAACTTGTTCCCGCGCAATTAGCGCAGCATTGCATCTTGAGTAGAACTTCGAATGGCAAGCTGACAATAATGGCTGAGAATGGCGCTATTGCTTCAAAACTTAAGCAAATGTCACCCTCAATACTGCTCAAGCTACAAGAACTAGGATGGGAAGTTACTTCAATTCAAATTTTGGTGCAAGCACATAACTTTGCGAAAAATACAAAAACACTTGCAGATAAAGGATATACCAAGGAAAAATTAAAATTGAGCCAGACCGGAAAAGATTGTTTAAGTCAATTAGCCACGACTTTGCCTGATTCCGAGCTAAAAAACACTATCCAGTCATTTGTAAAAAAACACAAAAACGATTAA
- a CDS encoding glutathione S-transferase N-terminal domain-containing protein — MMTLYSTITCPYSHRCRIVLHEKDMDFQVIDVDPNIRSEDLAVMSPYGKAPVLVERDLVLYESNIINEYIDDRFPHPQLMPADPVMRARARLLLFRFEQELFCHIDAFEGSDQKAIDKARAVIADNLTIISPIFEKQRFMLGDEFSMLDVAIAPLLWRLEHFGIRLPKQAAPLLKYSERLFSRPLFIDALSASEKIMRK, encoded by the coding sequence ATGATGACACTATATTCAACAATTACATGTCCATACAGCCATCGTTGCCGGATTGTTCTGCACGAGAAAGATATGGACTTTCAGGTAATTGATGTTGATCCTAATATTAGATCAGAAGACTTAGCAGTAATGAGTCCATATGGTAAAGCGCCGGTACTTGTGGAACGCGATCTTGTGTTATATGAATCGAATATCATTAATGAATACATCGATGATCGTTTTCCACATCCGCAATTAATGCCGGCCGATCCGGTAATGCGAGCTCGTGCTCGTTTACTGCTGTTTCGTTTTGAACAAGAATTATTTTGTCACATCGATGCATTTGAAGGATCGGATCAAAAAGCAATTGATAAAGCTCGTGCAGTGATAGCAGATAATCTGACGATTATTTCTCCAATCTTTGAGAAGCAAAGATTCATGCTGGGTGATGAATTTTCAATGCTTGATGTCGCTATAGCACCTCTGCTGTGGCGTCTTGAACATTTTGGAATTCGCCTTCCTAAACAAGCGGCACCATTACTAAAGTATTCGGAAAGATTGTTCAGTCGCCCGCTGTTTATTGATGCATTATCAGCTTCAGAAAAAATAATGCGGAAATGA
- a CDS encoding cytochrome c1, translating to MKKITIVIFILCMAPFSLFAAESGMALDSAPVSTTDNASLQRGAESFVNYCLTCHGASYMRYNRHLDIGFTNDEILSKLVFTGQKVGGLMESAMQKKEGEVWFGVSPPDLSVIARSRGADWLYTYLRAFYRDDTTATGWNNLVFDRAAMPHVFYQLQGEQKLVVKTSGKGEQKTLVLDKQGEMTKAEFDNFVGDLVNYLVYLGEPHANARKELGLKVMAFLLGMLILSYALKREYWKDIH from the coding sequence ATGAAGAAAATAACAATTGTTATATTTATCTTGTGTATGGCTCCATTTAGCTTGTTCGCTGCTGAATCTGGTATGGCACTAGATAGTGCTCCTGTTAGTACAACTGACAATGCTTCGTTACAACGTGGTGCAGAGAGTTTTGTTAACTATTGCCTAACTTGTCATGGCGCAAGCTATATGCGCTATAATCGTCATCTTGATATCGGATTCACTAATGACGAGATTCTTTCTAAGCTGGTATTTACAGGTCAGAAAGTTGGCGGCTTGATGGAATCTGCAATGCAGAAAAAAGAAGGTGAAGTATGGTTTGGTGTTTCGCCGCCTGACTTATCAGTTATAGCTCGTTCGCGAGGAGCGGATTGGTTATATACTTATCTACGTGCTTTTTATCGTGATGATACCACTGCGACTGGATGGAACAATCTTGTATTTGATCGCGCGGCGATGCCACATGTTTTTTATCAATTACAGGGCGAGCAGAAACTGGTTGTTAAAACAAGTGGTAAAGGTGAACAAAAGACCTTGGTACTTGATAAGCAAGGTGAAATGACCAAGGCAGAGTTTGATAACTTTGTTGGTGATTTGGTTAACTATCTGGTTTATTTAGGTGAGCCTCATGCCAATGCCCGTAAGGAATTAGGGCTTAAAGTCATGGCTTTTCTTTTAGGGATGCTGATTTTATCCTATGCGCTAAAAAGAGAATATTGGAAAGATATTCATTGA
- the petA gene encoding ubiquinol-cytochrome c reductase iron-sulfur subunit, whose translation MADSFSIPDKMSGRRKFLVAVTSVAGGIAGVAIATPFVMSMMPSERAKAAGAPVEVDISKLEPGMLLMVEWRGKVVWVLNRTPEMLATLTKLEPELADPNSEKPQQPEYAKNRTRSIKPEILVTEGVCTHLGCSPVFRKEIAPADLGPDWLGGFFCPCHGSKFDLAGRVYKSVPAPTNMVVPPHVYLSDSRLLIGATSEGSV comes from the coding sequence ATGGCTGATAGTTTTAGCATCCCTGATAAAATGAGCGGCAGAAGAAAATTCTTGGTCGCGGTAACATCTGTAGCAGGCGGAATTGCAGGTGTTGCAATTGCAACGCCTTTTGTGATGAGTATGATGCCGAGTGAACGGGCTAAAGCGGCCGGTGCGCCGGTAGAGGTTGATATATCAAAGCTTGAGCCTGGCATGCTTCTGATGGTCGAATGGCGTGGAAAAGTCGTATGGGTTTTGAACCGCACTCCGGAAATGCTTGCGACGCTCACGAAATTAGAACCTGAGCTAGCCGACCCCAATTCAGAAAAACCGCAGCAACCGGAATATGCTAAAAATCGTACGCGATCAATCAAACCGGAAATTCTCGTTACTGAAGGTGTTTGTACACACTTAGGATGTTCTCCTGTATTTAGGAAGGAGATTGCGCCTGCGGATTTGGGTCCAGATTGGTTAGGCGGTTTTTTCTGCCCTTGTCATGGTTCGAAATTTGATTTGGCTGGCCGCGTGTATAAAAGTGTACCGGCTCCAACTAATATGGTTGTTCCTCCTCATGTATATTTGAGTGATAGCCGTCTTTTAATTGGAGCTACAAGCGAGGGATCTGTGTAA